The following coding sequences are from one Myxococcales bacterium window:
- a CDS encoding DUF1592 domain-containing protein has protein sequence MSFLTRILRKAAAPVNLPPRHPGSPRSPTPRPAFFEPPPAMTATNFLMNAFGRFFRPTSLLLLALLGASACQGQATDESDPGAGPGGTGGTSLPAVPVVDDPPAAGACSDPVRDPGPAITRRLTRWEYVESVRVALGLDMSAEAALLPPELRTESFYNTAKDLRPTYERVELYGKLASQAAAKLSTGNSLTTFVRKHTTCTDKTEACETAFVKSVGLRLARRPLTPTEITAFRGLFATAASCGEDFASGAKMVVEALLQSPQFLYRSERQRSEGTGPFRGLDDYEIATRLSFLAVGAGPDDALLDAAAAGKLSNADEREKQLKRLVATAAGTKAGLRFANDWLTLDDLDGVQRDTARFPEWKEGLQTEAKEEVLRMIEKIAWKDGRPLVDLLTASTTEATPGLAKLYGLTSRGDGWQTYDLKNEPQRQGVLTTAGVLMRSGSNADAQMVSRALFVFRNFMCGTVGKPPPGTNVEPPSDLENASKRAFAEYRVNSDKCSGCHAQFDPLSFVFEPYDGIGAFRTKDDKGHTTRTDGNIPNPENLDASEPYANLDEFLALLAKRDDVKQCLVRKPFQFAIGRALEGLDDCTIADLERAMAKTDGRYADLLTAVVKHPTFLFVRRENP, from the coding sequence ATGTCGTTCCTCACCCGCATCCTGAGGAAAGCCGCCGCTCCCGTCAACCTCCCCCCCCGGCATCCAGGGAGCCCGCGAAGCCCCACGCCGCGGCCAGCGTTTTTTGAGCCCCCACCTGCCATGACCGCCACTAACTTCCTGATGAACGCGTTCGGCCGTTTTTTCCGGCCTACGTCCTTGCTCCTGCTGGCCCTCCTCGGGGCGAGCGCTTGCCAGGGCCAGGCCACCGATGAGTCCGATCCGGGCGCAGGCCCTGGCGGGACGGGAGGCACCTCGCTGCCCGCCGTGCCGGTGGTCGATGACCCGCCTGCGGCAGGGGCCTGCAGCGACCCCGTCAGAGACCCCGGCCCCGCGATCACGCGGCGCCTCACACGTTGGGAATACGTCGAGTCGGTCCGCGTGGCGCTGGGCCTCGACATGTCGGCCGAAGCCGCCCTGCTTCCGCCCGAGCTTCGCACGGAGAGCTTCTACAACACCGCGAAGGACCTTCGCCCCACCTACGAGCGCGTCGAGCTCTACGGCAAGCTGGCCTCGCAGGCGGCCGCCAAGTTGAGCACCGGCAACAGCCTGACCACCTTCGTACGCAAGCACACGACCTGCACGGACAAAACGGAAGCTTGCGAAACGGCCTTCGTGAAAAGCGTGGGTCTCCGCCTGGCCCGCCGTCCCCTGACACCCACCGAGATCACCGCCTTTCGAGGTCTCTTCGCCACCGCCGCCTCCTGTGGGGAGGACTTCGCTTCGGGAGCCAAGATGGTGGTCGAAGCGCTGCTGCAGTCGCCTCAGTTCCTCTACCGCTCGGAGCGCCAGCGGAGCGAGGGCACGGGCCCCTTCCGAGGCCTCGACGACTACGAAATCGCCACGCGGCTTTCGTTCCTGGCGGTGGGCGCCGGCCCCGACGACGCTCTTTTGGACGCCGCGGCGGCCGGCAAATTGAGCAACGCGGACGAGCGCGAAAAGCAGCTCAAGCGGCTGGTCGCCACGGCTGCAGGTACGAAGGCAGGGCTTCGGTTCGCCAACGATTGGCTCACCCTCGACGACCTCGACGGTGTGCAGCGTGACACGGCCCGCTTCCCGGAGTGGAAAGAGGGCTTGCAGACCGAAGCCAAAGAGGAAGTGCTGCGGATGATCGAGAAGATTGCCTGGAAAGACGGGCGCCCTCTCGTCGACCTCCTCACGGCGTCCACCACAGAGGCCACCCCGGGTCTCGCGAAGCTTTACGGGCTCACCTCGCGCGGCGATGGTTGGCAAACCTACGACCTCAAAAACGAACCCCAACGTCAAGGTGTGCTCACCACGGCGGGCGTTCTGATGCGCAGCGGGAGCAACGCCGATGCGCAAATGGTCTCGCGGGCGCTCTTCGTGTTCCGCAACTTCATGTGCGGCACAGTCGGCAAACCGCCTCCGGGCACGAACGTCGAACCCCCAAGCGATCTCGAGAACGCCAGCAAGCGTGCCTTCGCCGAGTACCGGGTAAACAGCGACAAGTGTAGCGGGTGTCATGCGCAGTTCGATCCCCTGTCGTTCGTCTTCGAGCCCTACGATGGCATCGGGGCGTTTCGGACGAAAGACGACAAGGGCCACACCACCCGCACGGACGGCAACATCCCGAATCCCGAGAATCTCGACGCCTCGGAACCCTACGCGAACCTCGACGAGTTCCTGGCGCTCCTGGCGAAGCGCGACGACGTCAAGCAGTGTTTGGTGCGCAAGCCCTTCCAGTTCGCCATCGGCAGAGCCCTCGAGGGTCTCGATGATTGCACCATCGCCGACCTCGAACGGGCCATGGCCAAAACGGATGGGCGCTACGCGGACCTGTTGACCGCCGTCGTCAAGCACCCCACGTTCCTCTTCGTACGCAGGGAAAACCCATGA
- a CDS encoding TIM barrel protein: protein MKTPPAAAFTTSHPHRRHVLGVGLAAAVGLASAPGAHARPRKVRPRTTWLTYAINAEMFWKDLPFLERLNRIADAGFTHFEFWGYDKKDIEAVAALCEERGLRPVQFVAGWGLASEAARAKLLDSLPRAVAAAKRLGATMMTVVAGNQLPDVSREEQLAEVVTTLEQAARLVEPEGLTLILEPLNVLRDHPGQLVVTSADGAAIVRAVASPSVKLLFDVYHQQISEGNLSGNIAAYKDEIGYFQIADHPGRHEPFTGEINYPFILAEIERSGLGKPVGLELSPRAEPKQALAAVLEADAQARRLASQRRS from the coding sequence ATGAAGACCCCGCCCGCTGCCGCGTTTACCACCTCCCACCCGCATCGCCGTCACGTGCTCGGTGTGGGGCTCGCGGCAGCGGTAGGGCTCGCCTCTGCGCCGGGCGCCCACGCGCGGCCCCGCAAGGTGCGGCCCCGCACGACGTGGCTGACCTACGCGATCAACGCCGAGATGTTCTGGAAGGACTTGCCTTTCCTCGAGCGCCTGAACCGCATCGCCGACGCCGGGTTCACGCACTTCGAGTTTTGGGGCTACGACAAAAAGGACATCGAAGCCGTGGCGGCTCTGTGTGAAGAGCGCGGGCTACGTCCCGTGCAGTTCGTGGCGGGCTGGGGGCTGGCCTCCGAGGCGGCGCGCGCCAAGCTGCTTGACTCATTGCCGCGGGCGGTGGCGGCCGCCAAACGCCTGGGCGCCACGATGATGACCGTGGTCGCGGGAAATCAACTGCCCGACGTGTCCCGTGAGGAGCAGCTTGCCGAGGTGGTGACCACGCTCGAGCAAGCGGCGCGCCTGGTGGAGCCGGAAGGACTCACCCTCATTCTGGAGCCGCTGAACGTGCTGCGGGATCACCCGGGGCAGCTGGTGGTGACCTCTGCCGATGGCGCCGCGATCGTGCGGGCCGTGGCGTCACCGTCCGTCAAACTGCTCTTCGACGTCTATCACCAACAGATCAGTGAAGGGAATCTCAGCGGCAACATCGCCGCGTACAAAGACGAGATCGGCTACTTCCAGATCGCCGACCATCCAGGGCGCCACGAGCCCTTCACGGGCGAGATCAACTATCCATTCATCCTGGCCGAAATCGAGCGCAGTGGCCTCGGCAAGCCCGTGGGCCTCGAGCTCAGCCCCAGGGCCGAGCCGAAGCAGGCCCTGGCGGCAGTCCTCGAGGCTGACGCTCAGGCCCGCCGGCTGGCCTCCCAAAGACGAAGCTGA
- a CDS encoding sulfite exporter TauE/SafE family protein — protein sequence MDFVVALGGLIVGFIVGLTGVGGGALMTPMLVLIFGVPPLAAVSSDVVASVVMKPIGGGVHLRKGTVNLKLVGWLMTGSLPCAFLGVWLLKRVAVGEGLQEWIKTGLGVALLLAATGILLRPVLTRRRQANQAVDTRVKVLRTIAIGAFGGLVVGMTSVGSGSLMIVLLLLLYPHLKLSDLVGTDLVQAVPLVASAALGHLWLGDFKLALTGSILLGAVPGVFIGAKLSSRAPDHVLRPALIVVLVASALKLLGAGNVTVGVTALAVTALVTSLGVASARAAKASKADPALVPVVRPQ from the coding sequence ATGGACTTCGTGGTCGCCCTCGGCGGTCTCATCGTCGGCTTCATCGTGGGCCTCACCGGGGTGGGCGGGGGTGCCCTCATGACCCCCATGCTGGTGCTGATCTTCGGGGTCCCGCCCCTGGCGGCGGTCTCGAGCGACGTGGTGGCGTCCGTGGTCATGAAGCCGATCGGCGGTGGAGTGCACCTGCGCAAAGGCACCGTGAACCTGAAGCTGGTGGGCTGGTTGATGACCGGCTCTTTGCCCTGTGCCTTCCTGGGGGTCTGGCTGCTCAAACGCGTGGCGGTGGGCGAAGGGCTACAAGAGTGGATCAAGACCGGGCTCGGCGTGGCCTTGCTGCTGGCCGCCACCGGCATCTTGCTCCGTCCGGTGCTCACACGCCGACGTCAGGCGAATCAGGCCGTCGATACCCGTGTGAAAGTGCTCCGCACGATCGCCATCGGCGCGTTCGGAGGCCTGGTGGTGGGGATGACCTCCGTGGGCTCCGGCTCCCTGATGATTGTGTTGCTGCTCCTGCTTTACCCCCATCTCAAGCTCTCGGACCTGGTGGGCACGGACCTGGTTCAGGCCGTCCCTCTGGTAGCCTCGGCGGCTTTGGGCCACCTGTGGCTGGGCGACTTCAAGCTGGCGCTGACGGGTTCGATCTTGCTGGGGGCGGTGCCCGGCGTGTTCATCGGGGCAAAACTTTCATCCCGCGCCCCCGACCACGTGCTCCGGCCGGCGCTCATCGTGGTGCTGGTGGCGTCCGCACTCAAGCTGCTCGGTGCTGGAAACGTGACCGTAGGCGTCACGGCCCTGGCCGTCACCGCCCTCGTCACCAGCCTCGGTGTGGCCAGCGCCCGGGCCGCCAAGGCGAGCAAGGCCGACCCCGCGCTGGTTCCCGTCGTCCGGCCCCAGTAG
- a CDS encoding protein kinase, whose product MPHEETALLASRFVLLRAVGEGAVGDVWQARDERSGALVAVKRLKAPGQAATARFFREVQALSELRHPNVVSYVDHGLTARGEPYLAMEWLEGNDLEVALRAGRIPMDAALTVLEQVLSALAAAHDRGLVHRDLKPANIFLCEGRFDAVKVLDFGVAKRLFEVAEAGPALAVGTPLYMSPEQARGLPDVDGRSDLFSLGAVIYECLSGTSPFWGESPRAVLAKVCVEAPRPLPDLVPGVPEAVAALVMRMLVKEVAARPRGARELSEDLAPWRRGERVRVASSSDALSSDERRLVAVLMARRCDPEAHAQPWAGLESVLAGLEAQTQALVDGTLLVTCDQGHTTLDLADRAAECALSIRRRWPDAAVALSLGKAVVRQQIPLGQLLDETSQRLATVPSGCIGVDENTATMLARRFTLRVDGAAHHLEGREVPAVGVGLPFVGRDAERAQLRRAFALARQGPRAVVVEGPAGLGKTRLISQFLRELEEAGERHRTCTARGDVLKAKMPFGVARQLATDLLAFPHDASPAVRRHAIEASFATPTAHEAGPSYIAFLAEFLGAEAKDADELLLRPARLDPRLMAEQLALAFAGLVTRACTEAPLVICIDDLQWADAASIRLLHRALAEGLTLPCLLVGLTRPGEPGPPLSVLPDEANQRIVLGALSRDEAGALTRSLAQEHSADTTAWIASRAEGNPFFIEELARTLRQRRRTEIPDAIVGTVQARLDALPAPARRLLRASSVFGRRFEPAALVPLVGEDNAPCLAPHLDLLVAEEILQPDEGGAYVFRHELVREAAYQSLTEGDRVLAHRLAGRWLEARGGCEPALLFEHARRTGDGARACGFAAEAATSAYATGDLEGAIALAAQGRTSGADRTQVGTLHLLEAKALRWLGRIDEGWGPAEAAIEHFFPGSRDWFQALEYGALILGESCRLEPLSMLAYECEETLPHDRPAAQARLMALASMAAPLLNSPFAEQGQVLLETVSGAASEDCTPSVRARLLWILARRSQSRGAFGLALTQLQAGLEACAAAGDDLLAAEVMASLASTLLDCGAWDEALLHLRQSLAFAQRVHSKLLEALCWGNIGIVHLRRGEVARAEEDIVRARALLEGLGATFVERGLGLYNAHVWIESGHPESAWSELEPFVADPTFLPTLQPYALALASQAALAKGRQAEALSYAQAGLAFIEDEGVMPEEGEMLLRLALVTCLSAAGREEEAAAQVDKAIRLLQERVANIDTPELASAFMAIPVHAALMTFRNRKCPPQVGRL is encoded by the coding sequence GTGCCTCACGAAGAAACGGCCCTGTTGGCAAGCCGTTTCGTGCTCCTGCGCGCGGTGGGCGAAGGGGCCGTGGGCGACGTGTGGCAAGCCCGCGACGAACGCAGCGGCGCGTTGGTTGCGGTCAAGCGCCTGAAGGCGCCCGGGCAAGCGGCCACAGCGCGCTTTTTCCGCGAGGTGCAGGCGCTCTCCGAGCTGCGTCACCCGAACGTCGTGAGTTACGTCGATCACGGGCTGACGGCGCGGGGTGAGCCCTATCTGGCGATGGAGTGGCTCGAGGGAAACGACCTCGAGGTCGCGCTGCGGGCGGGGCGCATACCCATGGATGCGGCGCTGACGGTGCTCGAGCAGGTTTTGTCGGCCTTGGCCGCGGCCCACGATCGGGGCCTGGTGCATCGGGATCTCAAGCCCGCCAACATTTTCCTCTGCGAGGGCCGCTTCGACGCCGTGAAGGTGCTCGACTTCGGGGTGGCGAAGCGGTTGTTCGAGGTGGCCGAGGCGGGCCCGGCCCTGGCCGTGGGCACGCCGCTTTACATGTCACCCGAGCAGGCCCGGGGCCTTCCCGACGTGGATGGGCGCTCCGACCTGTTTTCGCTGGGGGCGGTGATCTACGAATGCCTGAGCGGCACGAGCCCGTTTTGGGGTGAATCACCACGGGCCGTCCTGGCCAAGGTCTGCGTGGAGGCGCCGCGCCCCCTGCCGGACTTGGTTCCCGGTGTGCCCGAAGCCGTGGCGGCGCTGGTGATGCGCATGCTGGTCAAGGAGGTGGCGGCGCGGCCGCGGGGGGCGCGGGAGCTTTCCGAGGACCTCGCGCCTTGGCGTCGCGGAGAGCGGGTGAGGGTGGCGTCCTCGTCCGACGCGCTTTCGTCCGACGAACGTCGTCTCGTGGCGGTGTTGATGGCGCGGCGCTGCGACCCCGAGGCGCACGCGCAGCCCTGGGCGGGCCTCGAAAGTGTGCTGGCCGGGCTCGAAGCCCAAACGCAGGCCTTGGTGGACGGGACGCTGCTCGTGACGTGTGACCAGGGCCATACGACCCTCGATCTTGCGGATCGAGCCGCAGAGTGTGCGCTGTCGATCCGCCGACGCTGGCCGGATGCAGCCGTTGCGCTGTCCCTCGGCAAGGCGGTGGTGCGGCAGCAGATCCCACTGGGGCAACTTCTCGACGAGACGAGCCAGAGGCTGGCGACCGTACCCAGCGGGTGCATCGGTGTCGACGAAAACACCGCCACGATGCTCGCCCGTCGCTTCACGCTGCGGGTGGACGGCGCAGCTCACCACCTCGAAGGGAGGGAGGTGCCGGCCGTCGGCGTGGGCCTACCTTTCGTGGGCCGGGACGCGGAGCGTGCGCAGCTTCGGCGCGCCTTCGCGCTCGCGCGTCAAGGGCCGCGGGCGGTGGTGGTTGAAGGTCCTGCGGGTCTGGGGAAGACGCGGCTCATCAGCCAGTTCCTCCGCGAGCTCGAGGAGGCCGGCGAACGTCACCGCACCTGCACCGCGCGTGGTGACGTGCTCAAAGCCAAGATGCCCTTCGGCGTGGCGCGCCAGCTCGCGACCGACTTGTTGGCTTTTCCTCACGACGCCAGCCCGGCGGTGCGGCGGCACGCCATCGAGGCGTCCTTTGCGACACCGACTGCGCATGAGGCGGGCCCCTCGTACATTGCGTTTTTGGCCGAGTTTCTCGGGGCAGAGGCCAAAGACGCCGACGAACTCCTCCTGCGGCCGGCGCGCTTGGATCCACGCCTCATGGCGGAGCAGCTGGCCCTCGCATTTGCGGGACTCGTGACACGGGCCTGCACCGAAGCCCCGCTTGTGATTTGCATAGATGACTTGCAGTGGGCAGACGCAGCTTCGATCCGCCTCCTCCACCGGGCGCTCGCGGAGGGACTGACGCTGCCGTGTTTGCTCGTGGGGCTCACCCGACCCGGTGAGCCCGGCCCGCCCCTGTCGGTGCTGCCGGACGAGGCCAACCAGCGGATCGTCCTCGGGGCGCTTTCGCGCGACGAGGCCGGTGCGCTCACGAGGTCGCTGGCACAGGAGCATTCAGCGGACACAACTGCCTGGATCGCGAGCCGCGCCGAAGGGAACCCGTTTTTCATCGAAGAGCTCGCGCGCACCTTGCGACAGCGCCGGCGCACCGAGATCCCCGACGCCATCGTGGGCACCGTGCAGGCGCGGCTCGATGCCCTGCCCGCGCCGGCGCGGCGGCTCTTGCGTGCATCCAGCGTGTTCGGGCGGCGCTTCGAGCCCGCCGCCCTCGTGCCGCTCGTGGGCGAAGACAACGCTCCCTGCCTCGCGCCGCATCTGGATCTGCTCGTGGCCGAAGAGATCTTGCAGCCCGACGAAGGCGGGGCGTACGTGTTCCGACACGAGCTCGTGCGCGAGGCCGCTTACCAGAGCCTGACCGAGGGCGATCGCGTCCTTGCGCACCGCCTGGCGGGGCGCTGGTTGGAGGCCCGGGGTGGTTGTGAGCCCGCGTTGCTCTTCGAACACGCCCGCCGGACCGGTGACGGTGCGCGGGCGTGTGGATTTGCCGCCGAGGCGGCCACGAGCGCTTACGCTACGGGTGATCTCGAGGGGGCGATTGCCCTGGCCGCCCAAGGCCGGACGAGCGGCGCCGATCGCACGCAGGTGGGCACCTTACACCTTCTGGAAGCGAAGGCCTTGCGATGGCTCGGGCGCATCGACGAGGGCTGGGGGCCAGCCGAGGCCGCGATCGAGCACTTCTTTCCAGGGAGCCGCGACTGGTTTCAGGCGCTCGAATATGGCGCCTTGATTCTGGGCGAGTCGTGTCGCCTCGAGCCGCTGTCGATGCTGGCCTACGAATGCGAAGAGACCCTGCCCCACGATCGCCCCGCGGCTCAGGCCCGTCTGATGGCGCTGGCGTCCATGGCGGCGCCGCTGCTCAATTCTCCGTTCGCGGAGCAGGGACAAGTGTTGCTCGAGACCGTGAGCGGCGCAGCGTCGGAGGACTGCACCCCCAGCGTACGCGCGCGGCTCTTGTGGATCCTCGCGCGGCGGTCCCAGAGCCGGGGCGCTTTCGGGCTGGCATTGACCCAGCTTCAGGCGGGACTCGAGGCCTGCGCTGCGGCGGGGGACGATCTGCTTGCAGCCGAAGTGATGGCATCGCTGGCTTCGACGTTGCTCGATTGCGGTGCCTGGGATGAGGCACTGCTTCACCTGAGACAAAGCCTGGCGTTTGCCCAGCGGGTGCATTCCAAACTGCTCGAAGCCCTCTGTTGGGGAAACATCGGGATTGTCCACCTCCGGCGAGGTGAGGTGGCGCGGGCCGAGGAAGACATCGTCCGCGCCCGCGCGTTGCTCGAAGGGCTCGGCGCCACCTTCGTCGAACGGGGGTTGGGTCTTTACAACGCCCATGTTTGGATCGAAAGCGGGCACCCGGAGTCCGCCTGGTCCGAGCTCGAGCCCTTTGTCGCAGATCCGACGTTCCTGCCTACTTTGCAGCCCTACGCCCTGGCCTTGGCCTCGCAAGCGGCGCTGGCAAAGGGGCGACAGGCCGAGGCCCTATCGTATGCGCAGGCGGGGCTTGCTTTCATCGAGGACGAAGGGGTGATGCCGGAGGAAGGCGAGATGCTTCTGCGCTTGGCCCTCGTGACGTGCCTTTCGGCTGCGGGGCGCGAGGAGGAGGCGGCCGCCCAGGTAGACAAGGCCATTCGTCTCCTCCAAGAGCGGGTCGCCAACATCGACACCCCCGAGCTGGCATCCGCCTTCATGGCAATACCCGTGCATGCCGCGCTCATGACCTTCCGAAATCGGAAGTGCCCTCCGCAGGTGGGGCGGCTATAG
- a CDS encoding glycosyltransferase produces MQAPPESVPKRLLGLCPLLGAALGVTLVFLPLARQGLPAVGRALVSSPILVLVVAELMHLAFLTALWLRYRPVALPPDEALPVLTVIIPAYNEGPMVEQSIRSVAGANYPHDKLEILVVDDGSRDDTFFHMEKLRKLHPQVVRLIRFRGNQGKRAALRTGFESARGDIVITIDSDSEIEPDTLRALAAPFSDPRVGGVAGWVRVLNSKPLIGRMLDVQFTLSFDLTRAAQSIFGAVFVCPGALSAFRRSVILPFMDEWVNQSFLGRPVGHGEDQALTNIVLKAGFHTAYQRNAVVWTLVPQTYRQLTRMLTRWDRSYVVEGFSFAKFMFTKYRDGNRVFPILGFFASTFRLFYVFVGLVALPAALIRRPDVLVAGLAAGFVMAALSSLYYLRARPGLRFLWGAVYAVYAFTALLWILPYAIVTVRDERWGTR; encoded by the coding sequence ATGCAAGCGCCCCCCGAGTCCGTTCCCAAGCGCCTCCTGGGTCTATGCCCCCTGCTGGGGGCGGCGCTGGGTGTCACCCTCGTGTTTCTTCCCCTGGCGCGCCAGGGCCTGCCCGCTGTGGGGCGCGCGCTCGTGAGCTCACCGATTCTCGTTTTGGTGGTAGCCGAGCTGATGCATTTGGCGTTCCTCACCGCGCTTTGGCTCCGTTACCGCCCCGTGGCGTTGCCGCCCGACGAGGCGCTGCCCGTGCTCACCGTGATCATCCCCGCGTACAACGAGGGGCCCATGGTGGAGCAGAGCATTCGGTCCGTGGCAGGGGCGAATTACCCCCACGACAAACTGGAGATCCTCGTCGTGGACGATGGCTCCCGTGACGACACCTTCTTCCACATGGAAAAGCTTCGAAAGCTTCATCCCCAGGTGGTTCGTCTCATTCGCTTTCGGGGCAATCAGGGCAAGCGGGCCGCGCTGCGCACGGGGTTCGAAAGCGCCCGGGGCGACATCGTGATCACGATCGACTCCGATAGCGAGATCGAGCCCGATACGCTGCGAGCCTTGGCGGCACCCTTCTCCGATCCTCGTGTGGGAGGTGTGGCCGGTTGGGTGAGGGTGCTCAACTCGAAGCCGCTCATCGGGCGCATGCTCGACGTGCAGTTTACGTTGAGCTTCGATTTGACCCGCGCGGCCCAGTCGATCTTCGGTGCCGTGTTCGTCTGTCCGGGAGCGCTCTCTGCGTTTCGTCGCAGCGTGATCTTGCCCTTCATGGACGAGTGGGTGAACCAGAGTTTTTTGGGGCGCCCCGTGGGGCACGGTGAAGATCAGGCGCTCACGAACATCGTACTCAAGGCGGGTTTCCATACCGCCTACCAGCGCAACGCCGTGGTGTGGACGTTGGTGCCGCAGACCTATCGGCAGCTCACCCGCATGCTCACGCGCTGGGATCGCAGCTATGTCGTGGAGGGATTTTCTTTCGCGAAGTTCATGTTCACGAAGTACCGCGACGGTAACCGCGTGTTTCCCATCTTGGGCTTCTTCGCGAGTACCTTCCGGCTGTTTTACGTGTTCGTGGGGCTCGTGGCCCTTCCGGCGGCCTTGATCCGCCGCCCGGACGTGCTCGTGGCCGGCTTGGCGGCGGGGTTCGTCATGGCGGCGCTGTCGTCCCTCTACTACCTGCGGGCGCGCCCGGGATTGCGCTTTTTGTGGGGCGCGGTGTACGCGGTCTATGCCTTCACGGCCCTCTTGTGGATCCTGCCCTACGCCATTGTCACGGTCCGCGACGAGCGCTGGGGCACGCGCTAG
- a CDS encoding DUF1552 domain-containing protein, translating into MKRALSYRKALSRRTVLRGAGSIAIGLPFLDAMHTRSVWGAGETPPMRVITFFFGLGVRPEHAALGLQGALAPLAPFASKIGFSRNLNLGTSTNAANHDTGSHYVFRGVDNNGATIDQFVLDKLHGTVSPTAIKTLVAGTYHRNNGQRENHTYRPNGGVTEPPYRVPQLLFDRVFGNFTPGVDPLPTPNPNPNPNPNPNPNPTPDPKPDPTPNPTPTPTPPPMPDPAACAANRERHIKRSILDTVKSQFDFFKSEAGNLGADSRTQLADHLDKIRELELSVFGDAMQNATYQVENALTYATCVKPAAPGTFTGTNFDAIQQRKSDGDVESFPLAWADWDRLWKSMADIYSMAVICDRTRFGNIQFTSGGERINVKGDYSWGGRNITFNDPVTAHEYWHGWGGDVSYGSGYKSRDWVEKHTHLVMSRAAYFMERLDAAKDGNGKSVLENMLFLMGTELGDGGDSHSLKDIFHLWSSAGGKLKIGAGVNFNEMDATKFYNTIAEAVVGQQMTNQHPADGTSRGLIVA; encoded by the coding sequence ATGAAACGCGCGCTCAGCTACCGTAAGGCCCTCAGCCGTCGCACCGTTTTACGGGGCGCGGGCAGCATCGCCATCGGGCTGCCTTTTCTGGACGCCATGCACACGAGGAGCGTGTGGGGCGCCGGGGAAACGCCACCCATGAGGGTGATCACCTTCTTCTTCGGCCTGGGCGTGCGCCCCGAACATGCCGCTCTCGGGCTGCAGGGCGCGCTGGCGCCGCTCGCCCCCTTCGCAAGCAAAATAGGGTTCTCCCGCAACTTGAACCTCGGCACGTCCACCAACGCCGCGAACCACGACACGGGGAGCCACTATGTGTTCCGCGGCGTGGACAACAACGGCGCCACGATCGACCAGTTCGTGCTGGACAAACTCCACGGGACCGTTTCGCCCACGGCCATCAAAACGCTGGTCGCGGGAACGTACCACCGCAACAATGGCCAGCGCGAGAACCACACCTACCGGCCCAATGGCGGTGTGACCGAGCCCCCGTACCGGGTGCCTCAGCTGCTTTTCGATCGCGTGTTCGGGAACTTCACACCCGGGGTCGACCCACTCCCGACGCCCAATCCGAACCCAAATCCCAACCCCAATCCAAACCCCAACCCGACCCCCGACCCAAAGCCTGATCCGACCCCCAATCCGACGCCGACGCCGACGCCGCCCCCCATGCCCGACCCCGCGGCCTGTGCGGCAAACCGGGAGCGGCACATCAAGCGTTCGATCCTGGACACCGTCAAATCGCAGTTCGACTTCTTCAAGAGCGAAGCGGGCAACCTCGGGGCGGATTCACGCACGCAGCTGGCGGATCACCTCGACAAGATTCGCGAGCTCGAGCTCTCCGTCTTCGGCGATGCGATGCAAAACGCGACCTACCAGGTGGAAAATGCGCTGACGTACGCCACCTGCGTGAAGCCGGCAGCGCCCGGCACATTCACCGGCACGAATTTCGACGCCATTCAGCAGCGCAAATCGGACGGTGACGTCGAGTCTTTCCCGCTGGCCTGGGCCGACTGGGATCGCCTGTGGAAGAGCATGGCCGACATCTACTCCATGGCGGTGATCTGCGATCGCACCCGCTTCGGAAACATCCAGTTCACGTCGGGAGGCGAGCGCATCAACGTGAAGGGCGATTACAGCTGGGGTGGCCGCAACATCACCTTCAACGACCCGGTCACCGCACACGAGTACTGGCACGGCTGGGGGGGAGATGTCTCCTACGGAAGCGGCTACAAGTCACGCGACTGGGTGGAAAAGCACACGCATCTCGTCATGTCGCGTGCGGCGTACTTCATGGAGCGCCTGGATGCAGCCAAGGATGGCAACGGCAAGTCGGTGCTAGAGAATATGCTTTTTCTCATGGGTACCGAGCTCGGCGACGGGGGTGATAGCCATTCGCTCAAGGACATCTTCCACCTCTGGTCGAGCGCCGGTGGCAAGCTGAAGATCGGGGCGGGCGTCAACTTCAACGAGATGGACGCCACCAAGTTCTACAACACCATCGCCGAGGCGGTCGTGGGTCAGCAGATGACCAATCAGCACCCCGCCGACGGCACGAGCCGCGGGCTCATCGTGGCGTAA